In Candidatus Dormiibacterota bacterium, one DNA window encodes the following:
- a CDS encoding molybdenum cofactor biosynthesis protein MoaE — translation MNVRVVLFAKPRELVGQPNVDLALPAGATAADAWSQLSTRYDLGPLPRSFRCAVNSEYAGWDDQLKDGDELAVIPPVSGGAIGERRGVVALREEPLDPTAIGDGIRSDADGALVLFQGIVRQHSRGKQVRALVYEAYGSMAQKQMEDLAEEARRRWPIADLAIVHRTGTLRVGEVSVVIAVAASHRGEAFDACEWLIDELKHTVPIWKKEVYTEGEAWIDDRP, via the coding sequence ATGAATGTGCGGGTCGTGCTCTTCGCCAAGCCTCGCGAGCTGGTCGGGCAGCCCAATGTCGATCTGGCGCTGCCTGCGGGGGCGACCGCGGCCGACGCCTGGAGTCAGCTCAGCACGCGCTACGACCTGGGCCCGCTTCCGCGCTCCTTCCGGTGCGCTGTCAACTCGGAGTACGCGGGGTGGGATGACCAACTCAAGGACGGTGACGAGCTGGCCGTCATCCCTCCGGTGAGTGGCGGCGCGATCGGCGAGCGGCGCGGCGTCGTGGCCCTGCGCGAGGAGCCGCTCGATCCCACAGCGATCGGGGATGGGATCCGCAGCGACGCTGACGGAGCGCTCGTGTTGTTCCAGGGCATCGTCCGCCAGCATTCGCGTGGCAAGCAGGTTCGGGCGCTGGTCTATGAGGCCTACGGGTCGATGGCGCAGAAGCAGATGGAGGACCTCGCGGAGGAGGCCCGTCGCCGCTGGCCGATCGCAGACCTCGCCATCGTGCATCGGACCGGCACGCTGCGAGTGGGGGAGGTCAGCGTGGTCATCGCCGTAGCGGCATCGCACCGCGGTGAGGCGTTCGACGCCTGCGAGTGGCTGATCGACGAACTGAAGCACACCGTGCCGATCTGGAAGAAAGAGGTCTACACCGAAGGCGAGGCCTGGATCGACGATCGCCCGTAA
- a CDS encoding metallophosphoesterase family protein: MKIGLLADTQGSFDVEALLEFVGKEFAGVDEIWHAGDWGSEDVLEGLRRLGRVVVVNGNAPSDSRYPTTIEGTIGRWRVGMVHNLDKQRARWAAGYDVLIHGHTHRWRDEVIGRTRFINPGTATRPQFGGTERTMARLAFEGELRVEKLLVPKFPKRAAIS, encoded by the coding sequence ATGAAGATCGGCTTGCTCGCTGACACGCAGGGGAGCTTCGACGTCGAGGCGCTCCTGGAGTTCGTCGGCAAGGAATTCGCCGGAGTCGACGAGATCTGGCACGCCGGGGATTGGGGCAGCGAGGACGTCCTCGAGGGATTGCGCCGGTTGGGGCGGGTGGTGGTCGTCAACGGGAATGCGCCCAGCGACTCGCGGTACCCCACGACGATCGAGGGCACCATCGGGCGCTGGCGTGTCGGAATGGTCCACAACCTCGACAAACAGCGGGCACGGTGGGCGGCCGGGTACGACGTCCTCATCCACGGGCACACCCATCGATGGCGAGATGAGGTGATCGGGCGAACCCGCTTCATCAACCCCGGAACGGCGACCCGTCCGCAGTTCGGTGGCACAGAGCGGACGATGGCCCGGCTGGCTTTCGAAGGCGAACTGCGAGTGGAGAAGCTATTGGTTCCGAAGTTCCCCAAACGAGCGGCGATATCATGA
- the cofE gene encoding coenzyme F420-0:L-glutamate ligase, with translation MSAVSIYPVAGLPEIVKGAALPELIMDGLGRLGMSLEAGDLVVITQKVVSKAEGRLVQLDRVHPSARATEIGQRIGFDPRHVEVILSESVRVVREAPRVLITETRHGFICANSGVDRSNTGGKEIVVLLPEHPDESARRLRETFRALSGVSVGVVISDSFGRPWREGQVNVAIGAAGVVALRDYRGLKDPDGYELQGTELAVVDEIASAAELVMGKLDRVPVALIRGATVAGDGRVQTLLRDPATDLFR, from the coding sequence TTGAGTGCGGTCTCGATCTATCCCGTCGCCGGCCTCCCGGAGATCGTCAAGGGCGCTGCGCTGCCGGAGCTCATCATGGACGGCCTCGGGCGGCTCGGCATGTCCCTCGAGGCGGGGGATCTTGTCGTCATCACGCAGAAGGTGGTCTCGAAGGCCGAGGGGCGGTTGGTGCAGCTCGACCGGGTGCACCCCTCCGCGCGGGCGACGGAGATCGGCCAGCGAATCGGCTTCGACCCGCGCCATGTAGAGGTCATACTTTCTGAGTCGGTACGGGTCGTTCGCGAGGCGCCCCGGGTGCTGATCACGGAAACGCGGCACGGCTTTATCTGTGCCAACAGCGGTGTCGACCGATCGAACACGGGGGGCAAGGAGATCGTGGTCTTGCTACCCGAGCACCCCGATGAGTCGGCTCGCCGATTGCGGGAGACGTTTCGCGCCCTATCTGGAGTCTCGGTCGGTGTGGTGATCTCCGACAGCTTCGGCCGGCCCTGGCGGGAAGGGCAGGTCAACGTGGCGATCGGTGCGGCCGGTGTGGTGGCATTGCGCGATTACCGGGGCCTCAAGGACCCGGACGGGTATGAATTACAGGGCACGGAGCTAGCGGTTGTCGATGAGATCGCCTCGGCGGCTGAGTTGGTGATGGGCAAGCTGGATCGGGTCCCGGTTGCGCTGATCCGGGGTGCGACGGTGGCCGGCGACGGCCGCGTGCAGACACTGCTGCGGGATCCGGCGACCGACCTCTTTCGATGA
- the cofC gene encoding 2-phospho-L-lactate guanylyltransferase, translating to MTLAIVVPVKSPRRAKHRLEPVLNEDERERLALVMAREVFTAVAALTSYGRFVVSDDPEILEEARRFGLEPLTDRVAQGQSAAVRQGFAAAWERGYTAALTIPGDVPAVTSEELAGMAEYRPEIEVLLAPDRERLGTNGLRLVPPHAITLRFGEDSFSLHHDEARRANRSFEVKEVEGLRYDLDRPDDVVAFLRLPRDTATRRLLEELDVADRALAGLPPRA from the coding sequence ATGACGCTCGCCATCGTCGTGCCCGTCAAATCACCGCGCCGCGCGAAGCACCGGCTCGAGCCTGTCTTGAATGAAGACGAACGCGAGCGGCTTGCGCTGGTGATGGCTCGTGAGGTCTTCACCGCGGTTGCGGCGCTCACCAGCTACGGGCGGTTCGTTGTTTCCGACGACCCCGAAATCCTGGAAGAGGCCCGTCGCTTCGGCCTCGAACCTCTGACGGATCGGGTCGCCCAGGGTCAGAGTGCCGCCGTCCGGCAGGGGTTCGCGGCCGCCTGGGAGCGGGGCTACACAGCCGCGCTCACTATCCCGGGCGATGTGCCGGCCGTGACGTCTGAAGAACTGGCGGGGATGGCGGAATACCGCCCGGAAATCGAGGTGCTGCTGGCACCCGATCGCGAGCGCCTTGGGACCAATGGGCTGCGGCTGGTGCCGCCCCACGCCATCACGCTCCGCTTCGGGGAGGATAGCTTCAGCCTGCACCACGACGAAGCGCGGCGTGCCAACCGCAGCTTCGAAGTTAAAGAAGTGGAGGGCCTCCGATACGATCTCGACCGGCCCGACGACGTCGTCGCCTTCCTTCGGCTGCCGCGTGATACCGCTACGCGGCGCCTGCTGGAAGAGCTCGACGTCGCCGACCGGGCCCTCGCCGGTCTGCCGCCGCGCGCTTGA
- the cofD gene encoding 2-phospho-L-lactate transferase, with the protein MSARPVVVLAGGVGAARFLRGLVRVVPPEEIFVIGNTGDDMWWHGLYIAPDLDTVTYWLAGVADESRGWGLQGDTFTAQEALAQLTDRSWFQLGDRDLATHLYRTGRLADGVPLHRVTAEIAERLGVRSRILPMSDAPVETRLKTDGGDLHFQEYFVRERCRPTVQEIYWTGLEEASPAPGIAQALDAARLVLIAPSNPSISIGPILRVPGMRALLCAARGRTVAVSPLIGGRAVKGPTVELMRAEGGRPDALGVAERYQDLAAGFVLDTADAALAPAIADLGYRISVRPTMLDDLDSAREVASAALDLLHEPAAA; encoded by the coding sequence ATGAGTGCGAGGCCCGTCGTCGTCCTGGCGGGCGGCGTCGGCGCGGCGCGATTCCTACGAGGCCTCGTTCGGGTGGTGCCGCCGGAGGAGATCTTCGTGATCGGGAACACCGGCGACGACATGTGGTGGCACGGGCTCTACATCGCCCCCGATCTCGACACGGTCACCTACTGGCTTGCCGGCGTGGCAGATGAGTCGCGTGGTTGGGGACTCCAAGGCGACACGTTTACCGCCCAGGAAGCCCTCGCCCAGCTGACGGACCGGTCGTGGTTCCAACTCGGCGACCGCGACCTGGCGACCCATCTGTATCGGACCGGGCGACTGGCCGACGGCGTCCCGCTCCATCGCGTGACGGCGGAAATCGCGGAGCGACTCGGCGTCCGTAGCCGGATCCTTCCGATGAGCGACGCGCCGGTTGAGACGCGCCTCAAGACCGATGGCGGCGACCTGCATTTCCAGGAGTACTTCGTGCGAGAACGCTGTCGCCCGACCGTCCAGGAGATCTACTGGACTGGGCTCGAGGAGGCGAGCCCTGCGCCCGGGATTGCCCAGGCGCTCGATGCGGCTCGCCTGGTGCTGATCGCACCCAGCAATCCGAGCATCAGCATCGGACCGATTCTGCGGGTGCCCGGGATGCGGGCCCTGCTCTGCGCCGCGCGCGGCCGGACCGTCGCCGTCTCGCCACTGATCGGCGGCCGCGCGGTCAAGGGCCCGACCGTCGAGTTGATGCGCGCCGAAGGAGGACGGCCGGACGCGCTCGGCGTGGCGGAGCGCTACCAGGACCTCGCCGCCGGCTTCGTCCTAGACACGGCCGACGCGGCACTAGCGCCGGCGATCGCGGACCTCGGCTACCGAATCAGCGTGCGTCCGACCATGCTCGACGACCTCGATTCGGCTCGCGAGGTCGCCTCCGCGGCCCTGGATCTGCTGCACGAACCGGCTGCCGCATGA
- a CDS encoding undecaprenyl-diphosphate phosphatase → MSLFQALVLALLQGVTELFPVSSLGHTVILPKLLGWNINQADPTFLAFVVLLHVGTAIALAIYFWRDWLAIIRAVFRSVIDGRMHGTADEKLGWRLIAGTIPAGLVGVLLQKQVQSLFANPRAAAGFLIVNGAIMFVGERIRRRAVAFDDGRTQLDALPVRTAVGIGSAQILALLPGISRSGSTMVAGLLANLTHEAAARFAFLLATPIILGAGVLKIPDLFTPVALPHLPVYLTGGVVAGVAAFLSVAYLMRYFRVGRLDPFAYYCAAFGIVSLILLSR, encoded by the coding sequence ATGTCGCTTTTCCAGGCCCTCGTATTGGCATTGCTCCAGGGCGTCACCGAGTTATTCCCGGTGAGCAGCCTCGGACATACCGTGATCCTGCCCAAGCTGCTGGGTTGGAATATTAACCAGGCGGATCCAACCTTCCTGGCGTTTGTGGTCCTGCTCCACGTCGGGACCGCCATCGCCCTGGCGATCTATTTCTGGCGCGACTGGCTGGCCATCATCCGGGCGGTGTTCCGCAGCGTGATCGACGGACGGATGCACGGCACGGCCGACGAAAAACTCGGCTGGCGGCTGATCGCGGGTACGATCCCGGCCGGGCTCGTCGGCGTCCTGCTCCAAAAGCAGGTGCAGAGCCTGTTTGCCAACCCGCGTGCGGCGGCCGGCTTCTTGATCGTGAACGGCGCCATCATGTTCGTGGGCGAGCGCATTCGCCGGCGCGCCGTCGCGTTCGATGACGGGCGGACGCAGCTCGACGCCCTCCCGGTGCGTACCGCGGTCGGCATCGGCTCGGCGCAGATCCTGGCGCTGCTGCCCGGCATCTCCCGCTCCGGGAGCACGATGGTGGCCGGCCTGCTCGCTAACCTGACGCACGAGGCCGCCGCCCGCTTCGCATTCCTGCTCGCGACGCCCATCATTTTGGGCGCCGGCGTTCTCAAAATCCCGGACCTTTTCACCCCGGTCGCTTTGCCACATCTCCCCGTCTACCTGACCGGAGGCGTGGTGGCCGGCGTTGCGGCGTTCCTGAGCGTCGCCTACCTCATGCGATACTTTCGGGTGGGACGGCTTGATCCATTTGCCTACTATTGCGCGGCGTTCGGGATCGTTTCCCTGATCCTGCTGAGCCGCTGA
- a CDS encoding TIGR03557 family F420-dependent LLM class oxidoreductase: MAQIGYAAMLEQFHPRELIGFCEKAEAAGFSGVMAADHVQPWTPQQGNAAFVWAFMAAAAEHTRGDIGPGVTCPSFRTHPAIIAQAAATMSAMYPGRFWLGLGSGEALNEHIVAGYWPEVAERINRMFESIEIIRKLFTGKDVKHTGEYYKMETMRLWTMPEQPPPIYIATAGLVTAERTGRFCDGLITVGAPEEKIGGVFERFEKGCMEAGKDPSTLPRILQLHLSWARTDEEAMRNALTEWPNGGMKFPKADIRSPNDFAQMAKLVRPEDFEGRMLISADPDAHCREIQRFIDLGFDRVYLHNVGRNQLEWIDVFGKQVLPKLH; the protein is encoded by the coding sequence ATGGCGCAGATCGGCTATGCGGCCATGCTGGAGCAGTTTCATCCGCGCGAGCTGATCGGTTTCTGCGAGAAGGCGGAAGCCGCCGGGTTCTCGGGCGTGATGGCGGCGGATCACGTCCAGCCCTGGACCCCGCAGCAGGGCAACGCCGCCTTCGTCTGGGCGTTCATGGCAGCGGCCGCCGAGCACACGCGTGGTGACATCGGCCCGGGGGTGACCTGTCCGTCGTTCCGCACGCATCCGGCGATCATCGCCCAGGCCGCGGCCACCATGAGCGCCATGTACCCTGGCCGTTTCTGGCTCGGCCTCGGATCCGGCGAGGCGCTCAACGAGCACATCGTCGCCGGCTACTGGCCTGAGGTCGCCGAGCGCATCAACCGGATGTTCGAATCGATCGAGATCATCAGGAAACTCTTCACCGGGAAGGACGTCAAGCACACGGGCGAGTACTACAAGATGGAGACGATGCGGCTCTGGACCATGCCGGAGCAACCTCCGCCCATCTACATCGCCACCGCCGGGCTCGTGACGGCCGAAAGGACCGGGCGGTTCTGCGACGGCCTGATCACCGTGGGCGCGCCGGAGGAAAAGATTGGAGGCGTCTTCGAGCGCTTCGAGAAGGGGTGTATGGAGGCCGGGAAAGATCCGTCGACGCTGCCCAGGATCCTCCAGCTCCATCTCTCCTGGGCGCGCACGGACGAGGAAGCGATGCGCAACGCGCTGACGGAGTGGCCGAACGGCGGGATGAAATTCCCCAAGGCCGACATCCGCTCGCCGAACGACTTCGCGCAAATGGCCAAGCTCGTTCGGCCCGAAGACTTCGAGGGCCGCATGCTCATCTCCGCCGATCCGGACGCGCACTGTCGCGAGATCCAGAGGTTCATCGACCTCGGCTTTGACCGCGTCTACCTGCACAATGTTGGCCGCAACCAGCTCGAGTGGATTGACGTCTTCGGCAAGCAGGTCCTCCCCAAGCTCCACTAA
- a CDS encoding DNA alkylation repair protein yields MELRRHRNPARAPAEKAYLKSDLEFLGVGLPAMRQIVRGVKRRHGGLDRQRLVALISILWKTPVFERRMVAVLLLEAFEPLLQPVDIALLERLIRQSKTWAFVDELAIVITGPLVERSPELRRVLDRWAREDDFWIRRSAMLALLRPLRRGKGDFQRFARYADRMLEEREFFIRKSIGWVLRETGKPQPDTVYAWLLPRAARASGVTVREAVKYLSSAQRAAVLAAHQSAKHPGRASGRGPR; encoded by the coding sequence GTGGAGCTTCGCCGCCATCGCAATCCCGCGCGCGCCCCGGCGGAGAAGGCCTACCTGAAGAGTGATCTCGAGTTCCTCGGCGTTGGACTGCCGGCGATGCGGCAAATCGTTCGGGGGGTCAAGCGGCGGCATGGCGGGCTCGATCGCCAGCGTCTGGTGGCGCTGATCAGCATCCTCTGGAAAACGCCCGTCTTCGAGCGGCGGATGGTGGCCGTCCTCCTCCTGGAAGCGTTCGAGCCGCTTCTTCAGCCCGTCGATATCGCGCTGCTCGAGCGGTTGATCCGCCAGTCGAAGACGTGGGCCTTTGTCGATGAGCTAGCCATCGTCATTACCGGTCCGCTGGTGGAGCGTTCGCCCGAACTGCGGCGAGTGCTCGACCGCTGGGCGCGCGAGGACGACTTCTGGATACGCCGCTCCGCGATGCTGGCGCTGCTCCGGCCCTTGCGACGCGGCAAGGGTGACTTTCAGCGTTTCGCGCGCTACGCCGACCGGATGCTCGAGGAGCGGGAGTTCTTCATCCGCAAATCGATCGGCTGGGTGCTGCGCGAGACCGGCAAGCCGCAGCCGGATACGGTCTATGCCTGGCTGCTACCGCGCGCCGCCCGCGCCTCTGGTGTCACCGTCCGCGAGGCCGTGAAGTACCTTTCTTCGGCGCAGCGCGCCGCGGTGCTCGCTGCCCATCAGTCGGCAAAGCACCCGGGACGAGCTTCCGGCCGCGGACCTCGATGA
- a CDS encoding class I SAM-dependent methyltransferase, whose amino-acid sequence MKDRIAEHNKDMWERLAKAAMNYTRPFGRPPKTRAGMRRFMDPRGRLKGVRLAGARVLGLAAGGGWDPVIFAKLGAETTVFDISPTQLKTVRELAARQRVKIRLVRGNMKDLSVFKDASFDLVWHCHSLVFVDDAVRVLKEVGRVMAPGGTYLLSTMHPTTLRLYGSYKDGGWSPKITYFEDKAVPYTDEWGMTWTLGNKKLVAPTIEFGHRFETIVNGMAAAGMVVDGIWEFSPGDDDDETEPGSDAHLDTLFPAFIEVRGRKLVPGALPTDGQRAPRRAAPKKGTSRPRGR is encoded by the coding sequence GTGAAGGATCGGATCGCCGAGCACAACAAGGACATGTGGGAGCGGCTGGCAAAGGCCGCTATGAACTACACCCGCCCCTTCGGCCGGCCGCCCAAGACCCGGGCGGGCATGCGGCGATTCATGGATCCGCGTGGGCGCCTAAAGGGAGTGCGATTGGCAGGCGCTCGCGTCCTCGGGCTAGCGGCGGGCGGTGGCTGGGACCCCGTCATCTTCGCCAAGCTGGGGGCCGAAACGACCGTCTTCGACATCTCGCCGACCCAGCTCAAGACCGTGCGAGAGCTGGCGGCGCGGCAGCGCGTCAAGATCCGGCTGGTCCGCGGCAATATGAAAGACCTCTCCGTGTTCAAGGATGCGTCGTTTGACCTCGTCTGGCATTGCCACTCGCTGGTCTTCGTCGATGACGCGGTTCGCGTGCTCAAGGAGGTCGGTCGGGTGATGGCGCCGGGTGGCACCTACCTCTTGTCGACCATGCACCCCACGACGCTCCGACTGTACGGCAGCTACAAGGACGGGGGCTGGAGCCCGAAGATCACCTATTTCGAAGACAAGGCGGTGCCGTACACCGATGAGTGGGGAATGACTTGGACCCTGGGTAACAAGAAGCTGGTCGCGCCGACCATCGAGTTCGGGCATCGCTTCGAGACCATCGTCAACGGGATGGCCGCCGCGGGAATGGTGGTGGACGGGATCTGGGAGTTCTCCCCCGGCGATGACGACGACGAGACGGAGCCTGGCTCCGATGCCCATCTCGATACCCTGTTCCCAGCCTTCATCGAGGTCCGCGGCCGGAAGCTCGTCCCGGGTGCTTTGCCGACTGATGGGCAGCGAGCACCGCGGCGCGCTGCGCCGAAGAAAGGTACTTCACGGCCTCGCGGACGGTGA
- a CDS encoding NAD(P)H-binding protein has translation MNNIDVVTGAFSYSGRFIAAQLLERGRALRTLTNHPKPDDPLAPRIPTYPLNFEDPDALVTALKGTDTLYNTYWVRAPHGSVTHGAAVENTKRLIESARRAGVRRIVQTSIANPTASTTSYYRGKAALEDAVRSSGLSYAIVRPTLLFGEGDVLINNIAWLLRHLPVFGIPGDGRYRLQPMHVKDHAGLLVEVGSQQADVVVDSAGPDIFTFDELVRLLRRAMKLDTLLLHLPPVVAMAGATVAGRLVGDMLLTRDELDDLMHDILVSREPPRGTTRLTDWLRLHRHEVGRRYASEMDRHYPRPGPVLGDSVR, from the coding sequence GTGAACAACATCGACGTCGTGACGGGCGCCTTCAGCTACAGCGGTCGGTTCATTGCCGCGCAGTTGCTGGAGCGCGGTCGGGCTCTGCGGACCCTCACCAACCATCCGAAGCCCGATGATCCGCTGGCGCCACGGATTCCGACGTATCCGCTGAATTTCGAGGACCCTGATGCCCTCGTTACCGCGCTGAAGGGCACCGACACCCTCTACAACACGTACTGGGTGCGCGCGCCGCACGGCAGCGTGACTCACGGCGCCGCGGTTGAGAACACCAAGCGGTTAATCGAGTCGGCTCGACGAGCCGGCGTGCGTCGAATCGTCCAGACCAGCATTGCCAACCCGACCGCCTCGACCACCAGCTACTACCGGGGCAAGGCGGCGCTCGAGGACGCGGTGCGGTCCTCGGGACTGTCGTATGCCATCGTGCGGCCGACGCTTCTGTTTGGCGAAGGGGACGTTCTGATCAACAACATCGCTTGGCTGCTGCGGCATCTCCCTGTCTTTGGGATTCCTGGTGACGGCCGTTACCGACTCCAGCCGATGCACGTCAAGGACCACGCGGGTCTGCTCGTCGAGGTTGGCTCACAACAGGCGGATGTTGTCGTCGACTCGGCCGGACCAGACATCTTCACCTTTGACGAACTGGTTCGTCTCCTTCGCCGGGCGATGAAGCTCGACACGCTCCTCCTGCACCTGCCGCCAGTCGTGGCCATGGCCGGTGCAACGGTGGCAGGCCGGCTGGTCGGCGACATGCTGCTCACGCGTGACGAGCTCGACGACCTGATGCACGACATCCTGGTTTCGCGCGAGCCGCCGCGCGGGACGACGCGCCTCACCGATTGGCTGCGATTGCACCGTCACGAAGTCGGACGCCGGTATGCGTCCGAAATGGATCGGCACTACCCGCGACCCGGACCCGTCCTGGGAGATTCCGTCCGCTGA
- a CDS encoding VWA domain-containing protein, whose protein sequence is MISRSNRYERWDGSQEPFGRDAEDLFDRLAEDLFQGGDFDYALHRLMSRGWRDKQGRRLPGFEEMLERLRQKRLQQLKRYNLNDVFGNIREKLNDILRRERQGINDRLEQAPESAKRVLQKITKKKLQELDQLPEDVGGMIRQLNDYEFMDEGASQAFQKLMEELKQQVSQTYFKNMTRTMQQLRPEHLGEIKEMMKALNQMLRDRLEGKPPKFEQFMARFGHFFGPDPPKTLDELIQHLERQMAQMESLMQSLSPEMQRQMQDLLASTLNDPELQEQMAELAAQLELLSPRPGLGSRYAFYGSESLPLQEALSLMERLQGIEDLEAALREGYQGRQLTPEQSQQLQQLLGPDARQAADQMSELAAQLEKKGYVQRGKRGMELTPRGMRRIGQKALRDLYTRLKRDRFGDHPISVRGLGSERSDETKVYEFGDAFNLHVEQTLMNALRREGPQQPIQLKTDDFEVFRSEFSAQSATVLMIDMSRSMPLRGYFYAAKKVALALDALIRSQFPRDYLQVIAFSDYARPVKSHQLAELTYNESIYGTNIQHGLMLARQFLNRHKTGNKQVIIVTDGEPTAHMEGQHAVFFYPPLPETFQKTLLEVQRCTREHIVINTFMLDNDYHLVSFVKQMTRMNGGRAFFASADRLGDYVLLDYVDRKRKASH, encoded by the coding sequence ATGATCTCCCGCTCGAACCGCTACGAGCGCTGGGATGGGTCCCAGGAGCCGTTCGGTCGCGACGCCGAGGACCTGTTCGACCGGCTCGCCGAGGACCTGTTCCAGGGCGGCGACTTCGATTACGCGCTCCACCGATTGATGAGCCGCGGCTGGCGGGACAAGCAGGGGCGCCGGCTTCCGGGTTTCGAGGAGATGCTGGAGCGGCTGCGTCAGAAGCGCCTACAACAGTTGAAGCGCTACAACCTCAACGATGTCTTCGGCAACATTCGAGAAAAGCTGAACGACATCCTTCGGCGCGAGCGGCAGGGCATCAACGACCGCCTTGAGCAGGCACCGGAGAGCGCCAAGCGCGTGCTGCAGAAGATCACGAAGAAGAAGCTGCAGGAACTGGATCAACTGCCGGAAGACGTGGGTGGCATGATCCGCCAGCTCAACGACTACGAGTTCATGGACGAAGGTGCCTCGCAGGCCTTCCAGAAGCTCATGGAGGAGCTCAAGCAACAGGTTTCGCAGACCTACTTCAAGAACATGACGCGCACCATGCAGCAGTTGCGTCCCGAACACCTGGGCGAGATCAAAGAGATGATGAAAGCGCTCAACCAGATGCTGCGCGATCGGCTGGAGGGAAAGCCGCCCAAGTTCGAGCAGTTTATGGCGCGCTTCGGCCACTTCTTCGGCCCGGACCCGCCGAAAACGCTCGATGAGCTGATCCAGCATCTCGAGCGGCAGATGGCGCAGATGGAGTCGCTCATGCAGTCGCTGTCGCCGGAGATGCAGCGGCAGATGCAGGACTTGCTAGCCTCGACCCTGAACGACCCCGAGCTACAGGAACAGATGGCCGAGCTCGCCGCCCAGCTCGAGTTGCTCTCACCCCGCCCAGGGCTCGGCAGCCGCTACGCGTTCTACGGCTCGGAGTCGCTTCCGCTGCAGGAGGCGCTCTCGTTGATGGAGCGGCTGCAGGGCATCGAGGACCTGGAGGCGGCACTGCGCGAGGGATACCAGGGCCGGCAGCTGACACCTGAGCAGTCTCAGCAGCTTCAGCAACTCCTGGGGCCCGACGCCCGTCAGGCCGCGGACCAGATGAGCGAGCTCGCCGCGCAGCTGGAGAAGAAGGGTTATGTCCAGCGCGGCAAGCGCGGCATGGAGCTGACGCCGCGGGGCATGCGTCGCATCGGTCAGAAGGCCCTGCGCGACCTGTACACGCGGCTGAAGCGCGATCGCTTCGGCGACCACCCGATCAGCGTCCGCGGGCTCGGCTCGGAGCGCTCGGACGAGACGAAGGTCTACGAGTTCGGTGACGCCTTCAACCTGCACGTCGAGCAGACGCTGATGAACGCGCTGCGGCGCGAGGGGCCGCAGCAGCCGATCCAGCTCAAGACCGACGACTTCGAGGTCTTCCGATCAGAGTTCAGCGCTCAGTCGGCAACGGTGTTGATGATCGACATGAGCCGGTCGATGCCCTTGCGCGGCTACTTCTATGCTGCCAAGAAGGTCGCCCTCGCCCTCGATGCCCTGATCCGCAGTCAGTTTCCTCGCGACTACCTGCAGGTGATCGCCTTCAGTGACTACGCCCGGCCGGTCAAGTCCCACCAGCTTGCGGAGCTGACCTACAACGAGTCGATCTACGGGACCAACATCCAGCACGGCCTGATGCTGGCCCGTCAGTTCCTGAACCGGCACAAGACCGGCAACAAGCAGGTCATCATCGTCACCGACGGCGAACCGACGGCGCACATGGAAGGCCAGCACGCGGTCTTCTTCTATCCGCCCCTACCGGAAACGTTTCAGAAGACGTTGCTCGAGGTGCAGCGCTGTACGCGTGAACACATCGTGATCAATACCTTCATGCTCGACAACGACTATCATCTGGTGTCGTTCGTCAAGCAGATGACCCGCATGAACGGCGGCCGGGCCTTCTTCGCCAGCGCCGACCGTTTGGGCGATTACGTATTGCTCGACTACGTCGACCGCAAGCGCAAAGCCAGCCACTGA